A region of Leptospira bouyouniensis DNA encodes the following proteins:
- a CDS encoding diguanylate cyclase, translating to MIKSQLPPRPTNGRRIEDTIMDLLEEDPNNEELLISKLETSHSFNRDKSQIYSSILKVLTSLDFKESEAKEIWDSVLENQNKLSSCLKRPVGFRVALLDYLIYHNQKIKNPKIIELQLFSETEKLILVDELTRLYNRRHFDTALVREFKQSTRYNLNLSLLVIDIDDFKKINDTYGHLMGDEILKQVANKISTSLRMEDTACRIGGEEFAIIFPQSNESQAFKAAEKLLEACRSIQISGKPVTISGGLVSYPEKVKRCEDMYDLADRALYTAKDSGKNQIVIYSNEKRSSLRFETNLELFCVLPNKTIRSISKNISITGIAFETEDDLALNDSIPVLLRESDSNHEINAKIKVVRKEKIGEKIYSVGAEFVELSHDSKTKLADLYLLHQFKAKTPIGVVV from the coding sequence ATGATCAAATCCCAACTTCCTCCTAGGCCCACGAATGGCCGCCGCATTGAAGATACCATTATGGATCTATTAGAAGAGGATCCAAACAACGAAGAACTTCTCATTTCAAAATTAGAAACAAGTCATTCCTTCAACCGAGATAAATCTCAAATTTATTCATCGATTCTCAAAGTACTAACTTCCCTTGATTTTAAAGAATCAGAGGCAAAAGAAATTTGGGACAGTGTTTTAGAAAATCAAAACAAACTCTCTTCATGTTTAAAAAGACCAGTTGGATTTCGAGTTGCCTTACTCGATTATTTGATCTACCACAATCAAAAAATCAAAAACCCAAAGATCATCGAACTTCAATTGTTCTCGGAAACTGAAAAACTTATCTTAGTGGATGAACTTACAAGGTTATATAACCGTAGGCATTTTGATACAGCACTTGTTCGTGAATTCAAACAATCCACTCGTTATAATTTAAACCTTTCTCTCCTTGTGATCGATATCGACGATTTCAAAAAAATCAACGATACTTATGGCCACTTGATGGGAGATGAAATTTTAAAACAAGTTGCAAACAAAATTTCAACCAGTCTAAGGATGGAAGATACAGCATGTAGGATTGGAGGAGAAGAGTTTGCGATCATTTTCCCTCAGTCAAACGAATCACAAGCTTTTAAAGCGGCGGAAAAATTATTGGAAGCTTGTCGCTCCATTCAAATCAGTGGAAAACCAGTCACCATTAGTGGAGGACTTGTTTCGTATCCAGAAAAAGTAAAACGTTGTGAAGACATGTATGATTTGGCTGATCGAGCTTTATACACGGCAAAGGATTCAGGCAAAAATCAAATTGTGATTTATTCAAACGAAAAAAGAAGCAGTTTACGTTTTGAGACAAATTTAGAATTGTTCTGCGTTCTCCCTAACAAAACAATTCGTTCTATTTCGAAAAATATTTCAATCACTGGAATTGCTTTTGAAACAGAAGATGATTTGGCATTAAACGATTCGATTCCAGTTTTGCTACGCGAATCAGATTCCAACCACGAAATCAACGCTAAAATCAAAGTGGTGCGGAAAGAAAAAATTGGTGAAAAAATATATAGTGTAGGTGCGGAATTTGTTGAGTTATCACATGATTCAAAAACCAAATTAGCTGATTTGTATTTACTACACCAATTCAAGGCAAAAACTCCTATTGGTGTAGTTGTTTAG
- a CDS encoding rhodanese-like domain-containing protein: MVAEWIENGAVVVDVRTKSEFADGHFPGSINIPVDVLPNELGLLKNKQSKIIVYCRSGARSERAKQILSASGYSFVINAGGLSDMPNAR, encoded by the coding sequence ATGGTAGCAGAATGGATAGAAAATGGAGCTGTTGTTGTAGATGTTCGAACTAAGTCTGAATTTGCAGATGGTCATTTCCCGGGTTCGATCAATATACCAGTCGATGTTTTACCAAATGAGCTTGGTTTACTCAAAAACAAACAATCAAAAATTATTGTATATTGCCGTTCCGGCGCAAGGAGTGAAAGGGCAAAACAAATTTTATCCGCAAGTGGCTACTCATTTGTGATCAATGCGGGAGGATTGAGTGATATGCCTAACGCTCGTTAA
- a CDS encoding MBL fold metallo-hydrolase, whose amino-acid sequence MVIQEKDKSMMVTTDTKIGIQIKPLYDFESGTWTYLLLDIKSKQAVLIDPVIENLDRDLQLIETMEYKLVATIETHMHADHITAAGVLRDKTGCNSYAPHLSGASCATHFLKENDTISIGELNLKILHTPGHTPCSISLVLNEMYVFTGDTLFVRGCGRTDFQGGSAESLYHSITKKLFSLPDDTIVFPGHDYKGFVSSTIGEEKQWNPRIANRTLEDFKSIMDNLNLPEPKKIHEAVPANRACGKMI is encoded by the coding sequence ATGGTAATACAAGAAAAGGATAAATCAATGATGGTGACTACGGATACAAAGATTGGAATTCAGATCAAACCTCTATATGACTTTGAGTCGGGGACGTGGACTTACTTACTTTTAGATATAAAATCAAAACAAGCAGTACTCATCGATCCTGTGATTGAAAACTTAGACCGAGATCTTCAATTAATTGAAACTATGGAATACAAATTAGTAGCAACAATTGAGACACATATGCATGCAGATCATATTACAGCGGCAGGTGTATTGAGAGATAAAACCGGATGTAATTCGTATGCTCCCCATCTTTCTGGAGCTTCGTGTGCAACCCATTTTTTGAAAGAAAACGACACAATCTCTATTGGAGAACTTAATTTAAAAATATTACATACTCCAGGGCATACACCTTGTTCCATCTCTTTAGTTTTAAATGAGATGTATGTTTTCACAGGTGATACATTATTTGTAAGAGGGTGTGGGAGAACTGATTTCCAAGGTGGGAGTGCAGAATCATTATACCATTCGATCACAAAAAAACTTTTTTCGTTACCAGACGATACAATCGTTTTTCCAGGTCATGATTACAAAGGATTTGTTTCTTCCACCATTGGCGAAGAGAAACAGTGGAATCCACGAATCGCCAATCGAACGCTGGAGGACTTTAAATCCATCATGGACAATTTAAATTTACCAGAGCCAAAAAAAATCCATGAAGCAGTGCCAGCAAATCGAGCCTGCGGGAAAATGATATGA
- a CDS encoding TSUP family transporter gives MTVGILFLLLGIGAGILGGLVGIGGGILLVPALVYFFDFNQKLAQGTTLAAMVPPIGIVAAYIYYTRGETNLFAAALISVGFILGSIFGAGAASKIDTTVLSRFFGIFTVIVGLKMVFFPK, from the coding sequence ATGACAGTAGGAATTTTATTTTTATTATTAGGAATCGGTGCAGGAATCTTAGGTGGCCTTGTTGGTATCGGTGGAGGGATCTTACTTGTCCCTGCTCTTGTATATTTTTTTGATTTTAATCAAAAATTAGCTCAAGGCACAACACTTGCTGCCATGGTTCCACCAATCGGGATAGTCGCAGCTTACATCTATTATACGCGAGGCGAAACCAACCTATTTGCGGCGGCACTCATTAGCGTTGGATTTATTTTAGGCAGTATTTTTGGTGCAGGTGCAGCTTCCAAAATTGATACAACTGTACTTTCTAGGTTTTTTGGAATTTTCACTGTGATCGTAGGGCTCAAAATGGTATTCTTTCCAAAATAA
- the msrA gene encoding peptide-methionine (S)-S-oxide reductase MsrA, with protein sequence MYGFAFVSTKNLSRSFIISFLLFHFFVCGPVTLLSKTDSLPLLPKPGQKIAVFAEGCFWCSEHIFESIPGVIDVISGYAGGHTENPTYDSVNTETTGHAESVYIVYDPSKISYAELCRIFFLSHDPTTKDRQGPDIGSSYRSILFYSDELEFKIANQIKEEIQSKKVWNGKIVTEFQTLRHFYQAEGYHQNFIQKNPTQSYVLAVSIPRYNDFKTRYKTYNEVLKGNQGNK encoded by the coding sequence ATGTACGGTTTTGCATTTGTTTCCACCAAAAATTTAAGTCGATCTTTCATCATAAGTTTCTTGCTTTTTCATTTTTTTGTCTGCGGACCGGTTACACTTCTTTCTAAAACGGATTCATTACCTCTGCTCCCAAAACCAGGGCAAAAAATTGCTGTATTTGCTGAAGGTTGTTTTTGGTGTTCAGAGCATATTTTTGAATCCATTCCTGGTGTGATTGATGTAATCTCTGGTTATGCGGGTGGGCATACTGAAAATCCGACTTATGATTCAGTGAATACTGAAACAACTGGGCACGCCGAATCAGTGTATATCGTTTACGATCCATCTAAAATTAGTTATGCGGAACTTTGTAGAATATTTTTCCTTTCTCATGATCCGACAACCAAAGACAGACAAGGACCTGATATTGGATCTTCTTATCGTTCTATCTTATTTTACTCGGACGAACTGGAATTTAAAATTGCGAACCAAATCAAGGAAGAAATCCAATCTAAAAAAGTATGGAATGGTAAAATTGTTACCGAATTCCAAACATTAAGACATTTTTATCAAGCGGAAGGATACCACCAAAACTTCATTCAAAAGAATCCCACACAATCTTATGTTTTAGCAGTATCAATTCCAAGATACAACGATTTTAAAACTCGATATAAAACTTATAACGAGGTACTAAAAGGTAATCAAGGGAACAAATAA
- a CDS encoding HDOD domain-containing protein, with the protein MASPKAIALEFKRELGLHTNIENINHPIVENAPFHFKFFQITDEVENTLFQILDRFLLQLDLIIVRDSVLAAMKETVTNAIKANAKRVFYKNNATDITNDKEYESIISKFKSTYLENREEIEESLQKNNYGVFVSFIHNRSLMRIRIMNNVQLTPIEAQRIKARISKAKDYNDLADAFMDMSNDQEGAGLGLIMTLMMLKNDGLGESAFKFESGENKTVFMIDIPAKVSKENQQLEKIDHIISQIDNLPTFPKSIKDIQDAIDKPNSSIGTIAEMIKRDIALSANILKLSNSAAFRRGGKVESLDRAIQLIGLKELQTLLYSLATKQMLEDKFPAFAAIWEKSNESAFYCKAIGQRMELNKSDLSNLIAASLLHDIGEILLLSFDKDHMKKIKTFSTTREIASTISLEESAIGITHSKLGAMVGEKWGFPILYTKAMEYHHRPLLADEVYSDIIYPIYISDMMIAINAKEAKSSEIPMEILKVCKFQSKAEFDSFRTKIKEQFSAF; encoded by the coding sequence ATGGCTAGTCCAAAGGCTATTGCATTAGAATTCAAACGAGAATTAGGCCTTCACACTAATATTGAAAATATCAATCATCCCATTGTGGAAAATGCTCCTTTTCATTTTAAGTTTTTTCAAATCACAGATGAAGTAGAAAATACACTATTTCAAATTTTAGACCGGTTTCTTTTACAACTTGACCTAATCATTGTTAGAGATTCTGTGCTTGCGGCAATGAAAGAAACTGTGACCAATGCAATCAAAGCTAATGCAAAACGAGTATTTTATAAAAACAATGCGACGGATATTACAAATGATAAGGAATATGAATCAATTATCAGCAAATTCAAGTCCACGTATCTTGAAAATCGTGAGGAGATAGAAGAGTCCTTACAAAAAAATAACTATGGAGTATTTGTTTCCTTCATACATAATAGAAGTTTAATGCGAATTCGCATTATGAATAATGTACAATTAACTCCGATCGAAGCACAAAGAATTAAAGCACGAATCTCAAAAGCAAAGGATTATAACGATTTGGCTGATGCTTTTATGGATATGTCCAATGACCAAGAAGGTGCAGGTTTAGGACTCATCATGACTCTTATGATGTTAAAAAATGATGGTCTTGGTGAATCCGCTTTTAAGTTCGAATCTGGTGAAAACAAAACTGTCTTTATGATTGATATTCCAGCCAAGGTTTCAAAGGAAAACCAACAGCTTGAAAAAATAGACCATATTATTTCTCAAATTGATAATCTCCCAACTTTCCCAAAATCTATCAAAGATATTCAGGATGCGATTGATAAACCCAATTCGAGTATTGGAACCATTGCTGAAATGATCAAACGTGATATTGCATTGTCAGCGAATATCTTAAAACTCTCAAACTCTGCTGCGTTTCGACGAGGAGGCAAAGTTGAAAGTTTAGACCGAGCCATCCAATTGATTGGTTTAAAAGAATTACAAACTCTTTTGTATAGTTTAGCTACCAAACAAATGTTAGAGGATAAATTCCCTGCATTTGCAGCTATTTGGGAAAAGTCAAACGAGTCGGCGTTTTATTGTAAGGCAATAGGACAAAGGATGGAATTAAACAAATCGGATCTCAGTAATTTGATCGCAGCTTCCCTGCTTCATGATATTGGTGAAATTTTATTATTGTCTTTTGACAAAGACCACATGAAAAAAATTAAAACATTTTCTACCACAAGAGAAATTGCTTCTACAATTAGTTTAGAGGAATCTGCCATTGGGATCACACACTCGAAATTAGGTGCAATGGTAGGAGAGAAGTGGGGTTTCCCAATTCTTTATACTAAGGCGATGGAATACCATCATCGACCATTACTTGCAGATGAAGTATATTCTGATATCATCTATCCTATTTATATAAGTGATATGATGATAGCAATCAACGCAAAAGAGGCAAAATCATCTGAAATACCAATGGAAATTTTAAAAGTTTGTAAATTTCAATCCAAAGCGGAATTTGATTCGTTTAGAACAAAGATCAAAGAACAGTTTTCTGCATTTTAA
- a CDS encoding trimeric intracellular cation channel family protein — MDFSFSYYIGLAGIMVFAISGAVAALEHKEHHHDVFSVFFTGFITAIGGGTLRDITLGNYPVSWVKDENLLWAIFLGFLLVIFFPKLLTKLRNELFLFDTLGIGIYTVLGTRIALDHGVNFFASALLGMISAIFGGVIRDTLMNEVPFIFRKEIYATACLAGAVLYLVLYSFSCDGNINLVVSASLVVIIRIVAVKYNLGLPKIKIF, encoded by the coding sequence ATGGATTTTAGCTTTTCTTATTACATTGGACTTGCTGGTATCATGGTATTTGCGATTTCAGGGGCTGTAGCCGCATTGGAACACAAAGAACACCACCATGACGTTTTTAGCGTTTTTTTTACTGGATTCATCACTGCCATTGGAGGCGGAACCTTACGTGACATTACTTTAGGTAACTATCCCGTATCTTGGGTGAAAGATGAGAATCTTCTCTGGGCTATTTTTCTTGGTTTTTTACTTGTCATTTTTTTTCCAAAATTGCTGACAAAACTTCGCAATGAATTGTTCTTATTCGATACCTTGGGAATTGGAATTTACACAGTGCTTGGGACAAGAATTGCTCTCGATCATGGAGTGAATTTTTTTGCTTCAGCCTTACTTGGGATGATCTCCGCCATCTTTGGTGGTGTGATCCGAGATACACTTATGAATGAAGTTCCCTTTATCTTTCGCAAGGAAATATATGCTACTGCGTGTTTGGCGGGAGCTGTTTTGTATTTGGTATTGTATTCTTTTTCTTGTGATGGAAACATTAACTTGGTTGTTTCAGCGAGTTTGGTAGTGATCATCAGAATTGTAGCAGTGAAGTACAATTTGGGATTACCAAAAATAAAAATATTTTAA